The genomic segment GTGCGGATGCCGCCGGCGGGCTTCACGCCGACCTGGACGCCGGTCTGGGCGCGGAAATCGCGGACGGCTTCCAGCATGAGGAGGGTGTTGGCGGGGGTGGCGTTCACCGCGACCTTGCCGGTCGAGGTCTTGATGAAGTCCGCGCCCGCGAGCATGCCGAGCCAGCTGGCGCGGCGGATGTTGTCGTACGTCGAGAGTTCACCGGTCTCGAAGATGACCTTCAGCCGGGCCGTGGAGCCGCAGGCTTCCTTCACGGCGGTGATCTCTTCGTGGACCTTGAGGTAGTGCCCCGAGAGGAACGCGCCGCGGTCGATGACCATGTCGATCTCGTCGGCGCCGGCGGAGACGGCCTCGTGGACGTCGGCCAGCTTCACCGAGAGAGCGGCGCGGCCGGCCGGGAAGGCGGTGGCGACGGAGGCGACCTTGACGGTGGAACCGGCGACGGCGGCCTTGGCGGTGGGCACCATGTCGGGGTAGACGCAGACCGCGGCCGTGGCGGGGGTCGTGCGGTCCGTGGGGTCGGGGAGGACCGCCTTGGCACCGAGGGACCGGACCTTGCCCGGGGTGTCCGCGCCTTCCAGGGTCGTCAGGTCGACCATGGAGATGGCCAGGTCGATGGCGTACGCCTTGGCGGTCGTCTTGATGGAACGGGTGCCGAGCGAGGCGGCACGCGCCTCCAGGCCGACCGGGTCGACGCCGGGCAGCCCGTGGAGGAAGCGGCGCAGCGTGCTGTCGGACGCGGTGACGTCGGCGAGAGCGTGGGGTGCAGCTGTGGACATGGTCACCAGACGAGCATATCTACGCGCGTAGCAGGTGTACAGCCCCCGGTTTGTTTGCGGGCGCCCGACAGCTCGGGGGTGCGTGCCGTGCGGCGGGTGCGGGTGGGTGTGGTGGCTCGCGCGGGTCCCCGCGCCCCTCGCGGGGCCGCGACCTCGGCGGCGAACAGGGTCGGGGCGTCGGGCAGAATCGGACGTATGAGCACCTCGGATCAATCGTCGCCCGAGCCGGAGCACGCCCCGGCGGGACGCAAGCATGCGGAGGCTGCGGCGGCTTCGGAGAACCCGAAGGCCGGGCAGGCTCCGAAGGCCGGGCAGGCTCCGGGGGCCTCGACGGCCTCGACGGCCTCGACGGCCTCGACGGCCACCGCGTCGAAGCCCGGCAAGCCCGTGTACAAGGACCGGGTGTACCGGTCCCCCGCCGGGCTGGTGGGTGGCGTGTTGCTGCTCGGGTTGTTCGCGTGGCTCGGTGGGGACGCGGTGGTGACGGGAGAGGGGCGTACGCCTTGGCTGGCGCTGGCGTCGATGCTGACGGCCGTGCCGCTGGTGGTTGCCTTCTCGGTGCGGCCGGCTGTCTTCGCCAACGACGACCGGCTGCGGGTGCGCAATCCGTTCCGGATGATCGAACTGCCTTGGGCGAGCGTCGTGTCGCTGCGGTCCGGTTACACCAACGAGGTGATCGACGACAGCGGTGCCAAGTACCAGATGTGGGCGATTCCCGTTTCACTGCGAGGCCGTAAGAAGGCGGCTCGGCATCAGGCCCGGGAGGCCCATCGGGCGGCCAAGGGGGACGGCGGCGGTCGTGCCGCCGCGGCCGCGCGGCCCGTGCGGGCGGAGACCGATCAGGTCATGGCCGATCTGCGGGAGCTGTGCGAGGCGCGGGCGAAGGCGGTCGGGTCGCAGGGGCGGCCGAGTGTGCGGTGGGCCTGGGAGATCATGGGGCCCGCGGCGGCGGGGGCCGTGTTGTTGCTGGTGCTGATCGCGCTGGGCTGATCGCGCTGGGCCTGACCCTGGGGGCCTGACCCTGCGGGCCTGACCCTGCGGGGCTGGGGCACCATCGGCGTCGACCGGCCCTGCCTCGCGCTCCCGGGAAAGCGCTTTGGGCATCTGTTCTATGGTGGCGGGAAACGTGCCGGACGAGATGTCCGGGAAGCATGCGACAACCCAACTCACCACGAACCAGGGTGCGTCGGGACAGAACGTGCCCGTGCGTCCCGCCTTCACAGCCAGGTCCGCTTGGATCGCGTCGGATCGCGTGCGGCGAACGGCGCGACCACGACGGCGGCCGGAGTGACCACACCACGATGAGTACCAAGCTTGAGCCCCAGCCCCAGGGGCCCGCACAGCCGCTACGGCTGCCCGTGTCCGCCGTGCCCGAGGACTGCGTCGCCTGGAGCGGCGAGAAGATGGACGCCTGGGCGCGGACCCGGCCGCCCGTCTGGGTGCCGGCCCGGACGCGCCCCCTGCACCTCCTCGCCGTGGTCCCGGGCGGTCTGATCGTCGGCTTCTGGCTGGCGAACTTCGCCGAAGTGCCCGCCGCCCTCGCCGTGCTGGTCCCGCTGCAACTGGTGTGGACCCTGGTCAGGCCCGAGGTCGTACGGTTCTCGGCGCCCGTTCTCCTGTTCGTGCTCGGCTGGTTCGGGGGATCGCACGACGTGCCGACCCTGCTGGGCCTGCTCGCCGTGACCTTCACCTGGGCCACGGCCGAGATCCGGCTCGGCAAGCGCAGGCTCCAGCGGCAGTGGGCCCTGGCGGCCGCCGAGGGCGCGACCGCCACGGTGCCGGACGAGGCGGGGCCGCTGCGGCGCGGCCGGTTCCTCATGGGCCTCGGCTGCGTGCTGACCGTACTCGGAGCGGGGCTGCTCTCTCTCACCTCCGGCTGGGACGTCGCCACCGACCGGCACGAGGCCACGCTCGTCGGATGGTTCGTGGTCGGCTGGGGGCTCACCTCGCTGCTCTCCGGGTGGCTGGGGCGCCGCCGGTCCGCCGCGCTGCGGGGCACCGCCGTGCCGGTGCTGCGGGTGCTCGTCCGCGACGGCGCCGACGGGGACGCCGAGGTCTTCGCCGCCGACGACGTGGACGCGCTGCGGCCGCTCTTCACCGTCGCGGCCGAGGAGTGGTACGACGAGAGCGACGAGGAGGTCGAGGAGCGCATCCGCCGGGAGGAGTCGGACGGAAGCCCGGAGGGGCCCGACGGAAGCCCGGAGGGGCCGGACGAAATCCTCGACACCGTCAGGAACGTCGAGGACGACGATGACGAACAGCCCGGCCCCCTGCGCGAGGCCGTGCTGTACGGGCCGCCCCACGAGGGCGCCGAGATCGTGATCGTCAGCGCGGCGGAGAAGCCGGACGGGCCCCAGGAGCCCCAGGAGCCCCAGGGGACGGGCGGTTCGCCCGTGGAACTGGTCGTCGAGTCGTCGAGCGGGCCGGTGCGACCGCTGTCCGACCGGGCCGTACGGCGTCGTATCGCCGCGCAGCGGGCCCGGGCGAAGCGGAGCGTCGTCCACGAGGAACTGCGTGCCACGGCCGTCGCGGAGAGCAGAGCGAGGCTGGGGGACGCGCCGGTGCCCGTACGGCGCTGGCGGTCGGGTTGGGCCGACTGGACCGCCGCCCTCGTCATGATCGTCGCGATCGCCGCCATCGGGCTGTACCCGAACGGGCTGAAGCAGTACGTCCTCGGTGGCCTCGTCGGCGTCTTCGGAGTCCTGGTGCTGCCCCAGATGCTCGCCTGGCGCATCACGGCCGACCGCTCGGGCCTGTGGCTGAACGGCTGGCGCCGGACCCGGCACATCGAGTGGGACCACCTCCTGACCGTCCAGTGCAGCGGACCCGTGCTGGTGGTGGACAGCCGCCGGGAGTCGTTCCCGACCTGGACGGTCCGGGCGGAGCGCTGGCGCTGGCTGGAGCGGAAGCTGCGTCTGGTCCACCCCTACGAGAGGACCGCCGCCGAGATCACCGCCATGTGGCGGGAGCCCGCGCTGCGGCCCGAGGGGGAGTACGGGGGCCGTGGTCGGCCGCTGTGGCCGCTGGGCGCGGTGCTGGCCGTGCTGTGGGTGGCGGCGCTGGTGCTGGTGCCGTAACCGCTCCCCCCGGCCGGGCCCTGGCCGTTTCCCGACCCGAATGCGCGAGGCCTCGGCCCGAATGCGCGAGGCCCCGGCCCGAACGCACGAGGCCTCCGCCCGAACGCACGAGGCCTCCGCCCGAACGCACGAGGCCTCCGCCCGAACGCACGAGGCCCCGGCCGGATCACCGGCCGGGCCTCGCCGTGGTCGGGAGGGGCGGGGAGCGGTCAGATACCCGCCGCCGCCGACAGGTCGCGCTTGATCCCGGCCAGCAGGCCGGCCGCCTTCTCACGGGCCGCCGGGAGACCGGCGTGGCCGGCGACCGGCACCACGACCTCCAGGTAGCACTTGAGCTTGGGTTCCGTGCCGCTGGGGCGGACGATCACGCGGGCGCCGTCGAGCGTGTAGCGCAGGCCGTCCGTGGGCGGGAGCCTGTCCGTGCCCCGCGTCAGGTCCTCCGCCCTGGTCACGGACAGGCCGGCGAGGGCGGTCGGGGGCCGCTCGCGGAGCCGCTCCATCGCGCGGGCGATGAGCGAGAGGTCCTGGACGCGGACCGAGAGCTGGTCGGTGGCGTGCAGGCCGTGCTCGACGGCGATGTCGTCCAGCAGGTCGAGGAGGGTGCGGCCCTCCTCCTTGAGCTGCGAGGCGAGTTCCGTGATCAGGAGGGCCGCCGTGATGCCGTCCTTGTCGCGGACGCCCTCGGGGTCGACGCAGTAGCCGAGGGCCTCCTCGTAGCCGTAGCGCAGGCCCTCGACGCGGGCGATCCACTTGAAGCCGGTGAGGGTCTCCTCGTACGGGAGGCCCGCCTTCTCGGCGATACGGCCGAGGAGGGACGAGGAGACGATCGACTCGGCGAAGGTGCCCCGGGCCCCGCGCGCGACCAGGTGGGCGGCCAGGAGCGCGCCGACCTCGTCGCCGCGCAGCATGCGCCAGCCGGAGCCGTCCTTGACCGCGACGGCACAGCGGTCGGCGTCGGGGTCGTTCGCGACGATCAGGTCGGGGTCCGTCTCGTCGGCCTTCGCGAAGGCGAGGTCCATCGCGCCGGGCTCTTCCGGGTTGGGGAAGGCGACCGTCGGGAAGTCGGGGTCCGGGTCCGCCTGCTCGGCGACGAGGACGGGCTCCGGGAAGCCGGCGCGGGCGAAGGCCGCGAGCAGGGTGTCCCTGCCGACGCCGTGCATGGCCGTGTAGACCGTGCGGGCGGTGCGCGGGGAGCCGGGCGCGAGGACCGCGTCCGTACGGGCCAGATAGGCGTCCAGGACGCTGTCGTCGAGGGTGTCCCAGCCGGCCTCGGGGCGGGGGACGTCGTCGAGGGTCCGTACGGCGTCGATCTCGGCCGCGATCCCGGCGTCGGCCGGGGGCACGATCTGGGAGCCGTCGCCCAGGTAGACCTTGTAGCCGTTGTCGCGCGGCGGGTTGTGGCTGGCCGTGACCTCCACGCCGGCGACCGCGCCCAGGTGCCTTATGGCGAAGGCCAGGACGGGCGTGGGCAGGGGGCGGGGGAGGACGGCCGCGCGCAGGCCCGCGCCGGTCATCACGGCGGCCGTGTCGCGGGCGAAGTCGGCCGACTTGTGGCGGGCGTCGTAGCCGATGACGACGAGGCCGCCGGTGGCGCCCTTGCCGTTCAGGTACGAGGCGAGGCCCGCGGCGGCGCGGATGACGACCGAGCGGTTCATGCGCATGGGGCCGGCGCCGAGCTCCCCGCGCAGGCCCGCGGTGCCGAACTGGAGGGTGCCGGAGAAGCGGGCGGTCAGCTCCGCCGTGTCCGCCCCGTCGATCAGCTTGCCGAGTTCGTCCCGGGTCTCCGGATCGGGATCCTCGGCCAGCCACGCCTTGGCGCGGGCGATCAGGTCGTCGTGCACGGGGGTCAACCTCTCGTTCGTGGGGCGTGGGGCCGATTGTCCCCGTGCCCCTCAAAGGGCAGGCCCCTGTGGGCCTGGAAGACGACGCTCCGCGGGCCGAGAAGCAAGGGGCGCAGCCCCTGCTTCCCAGGGGCGCGGGGAACTGCGCGACCAGCCCCCACCCGCCCGCACCCGCCGACGCACAGGCACCCTATGAGCTCTTGGGCGCTACAGCCGGTTCAGTACCTGCGTCAGCAGCGCGCCCATGCGCGTCGCCGAGTCGCGGCCCGCCTGCAGGACCTCTTCGTGGTTCAGGGGCTCGCCCGTCATACCGGCCGCCAGGTTGGTGACGAGGGAGATGCCCAGGATCTCGGCGCCGGCCTCGCGGGCGGCGATGGCCTCCAGGACCGTGGACATGCCGACCAGGTCCGCGCCGATGACGCGGGCCATGCGGACCTCCGCCGGGGTCTCGTAGTGCGGGCCCGTGAACTGCGCGTAGACGCCCTCCTCCAGCGAGGGGTCGATCTCCTTGCACAGGGCGCGCAGACGCGGGGAGTAGAGATCCGTGAGGTCGACGAAGTTCGCGCCGACGATCGGCGACGTCGCCGTCAGGTTCAGATGGTCGCTGATCAGCACCGGCTGGCCGGGACGCATGCCCTCGCGGAGACCGCCACAGCCGTTGGTCAGGACGATCGTCTTCACACCGGCGGCGACGGCGGTACGGACGCCGTGCGCGACGGCGGCGACGCCACGGCCCTCGTAGTAGTGCGTGCGGCCCAGGAAGACGAGCGCGCGCTTGTCACCGATCTTGTACGAACGGACCTTGCCGCCGTGGCCCTCGACCGCCGGCGGGGGGAACCCCGGCAGCTCGGTGACCTGGAACTCGGCCGAGGGGGCACCGAGGGCGTCCACGGCCGGAGCCCAGCCGGAGCCCATCACGAGGGCGACGTCGTGGGTCTCGGCGCCCGTCAGCTCGCGCAGGCGCGCGGCGGCGGCGTCGGCGGCGGCGTAGGGGTCGCCCTGGATGTCGTCCGGAAGAAGAGATGCGTTCACGCGATGAGGGTATCCGGTCGGAGCCTACGCGCGTAGATGACGGGGCTCACGGGATCGGGATCGTTGTCTTGTCGTTTCCAACAGGCAGTCCGGGCGCGAAACGTGCCTCGCGCCCTCCCGGCCGGCTCCTCAGCAGGGTCGTTTGCGGAGTTCCATCACGTAGTCGTGGGGCGCGCCCGCCGACTCCGCCGCGTCCGCGACCTCGCCCAGGTAGCGGGCCGAGGGCAGGCCGCCCTCGTAGCCGTTGAGGACGTAGACCCAGGCCGGTTCCTCGCCCTCCAGGGTGTGTACGCGGACCCGCATCCGGCGGTATATGTCCAGGCCGACGCCGACCCAGCGGTCCATCGCCTCCTCGTCCATGGGGGCGATGTCGTAGAGCGCCACGAAGACCTGGCAGCGGGGTGCCTCGACGACCGTGGCCAGCGCGCCCTCCCAGCCCATGTGTTCGCCGCCGAAGGTCAGCCGCCAGTCGTTGAGCCAGCCGGTTGCGCGCAGCGGGGAGTGGGGGGCACGGCGGGACATCAGCCGCGCGTCCATGTTGCCGGCGTAGGCGGCGTAGAGCGACATGGGGGAGAGCGTACGGGAGCGCTCCGCTCGGGGCCGGGCGCCCATGGGCTCGGGGGCGACCGCGGTGCGGCGGGTGCGGGTCCGTCGTGGCTGGTCGCGCAGTTCCCCGCGCCCTGAAACGGCCCTCCGGGCCGACGTCCCCGTCCCCGGAAGCGGGCATCCCGGGGGCGCGTCCGCGTCCCCGTGGAGCAGGCGTCCGATTGGATCCGCCCCCCGACTCAGTGGCATCGGGGTCCATACGGGACAATGGAGTACGTGACTCGGATCGTGATCATCGGTGGCGGACCCGGCGGCTATGAAGCGGCGCTGGTGGCCGCGCAGCTCGGCGCGGAGGTGACCGTCGTGGACTGCGACGGTCTGGGCGGGGCGTCGGTGCTGACCGACTGCGTACCGTCGAAGACCCTCATCGCGACGGCCGAGGTGATGACGACCTTCGACTCCTCGTACGAGGAGCTGGGGATCATCGTCGCCGACGACACCCCGCACATCGACATGCCCGCGCGTGTCGTCGGTGTGGACCTCGGCAAGGTCAACCGGCGTGTGAAGCGGCTCGCGCTGGCGCAGTCGCACGACATCACCGCGTCGGTGACGCGCGCCGGCGCGCGGGTCATGCGCGGGCGCGGGCGGCTGGAGGGGCAGCAGGACCTCGACGGGTCGCGCAAGGTGGTGGTGCGCGCCGCCGACGGGTCCGAGGAGACGCTCACCGCCGACGCCGTCCTCATCGCCACCGGCGGACACCCGCGTGAGCTGCCCGACGCGCAGCCGGACGGCGAGCGCATCCTCAACTGGACGCAGGTCTACGACCTGGACGAGCTGCCGGACGAGCTGATCGTCGTCGGGTCCGGTGTGACCGGTGCCGAGTTCGCCGGCGCCTATCAGGCCCTCGGGTCCCGGGTCACGCTCGTGTCCAGCCGTGACCGTGTGCTGCCGGGTGAGGACCCGGACGCCGCCGGAGTCCTGGAGGACGTGTTCCGGCGGCGCGGCATGAACGTCATGGCGCGGTCCCGGGCCGAGTCCGCCAAACGGGTGGGCAACCGGGTCGAGGTGACGCTCGCCGACGGGCGGGTCATCTCCGGCTCGCACTGTCTGATGGCCGTCGGCGCCATCCCCAACAGCGCGGGGATGGGCCTGGAGGAGGCCGGGGTCAAGGTCAAGGAGTCCGGGCACATCTGGACCGACAAGGTCTCCCGGACGAGTGCGCCCGGCGTGTACGCCGCCGGTGACGTGACCGGTGTCTTCGCGCTCGCCTCCGTGGCCGCCATGCAGGGCCGTATCGCCATGTACCACTTCCTCGGCGACGCCGTGGCCCCGCTGAACCTGAAGACCGTGTCGTCCAACGTCTTCACCGACCCCGAGATCGCCACCGTCGGCTACACCCAGGCCGACCTGGACGCCGGGGTCATCGACGCCGTCGGGGTGAAGCTGCCGCTGCTGCGCAACCCGCGCGCCAAGATGCAGGGCATCAGGGACGGCTTCGTCAAGATCTTCTGCCGGCCGGGCACCGGCATCGTGGTGGGCGGTGTCGTGGTCTCCCCGCGCGCTTCGGAGCTGATCCACCCGATCTCGATCGCGGTCGACAACAACCTGACCGTGGAACAGATCGCGAACGCCTTCACCGTGTACCCGTCCCTGTCGGGTTCGATCGCCGAGGTCGCGCGCCAGCTCCACACGCGCAAGGCCGGCGACGGCGTCTGACGGGTTTGTCGACGGTTCGTCGACGGGTTTGCCGACGGGTTGTCCGAGGGGGTGTCTGACGACTTCCGTCCCGGATGGTCCCTATATCACTTCTCGCCCCACCCTGCGAACAACTTCTGCTATTCGGCGCAAACTGCTGAAAGCAGATGGTCGTTGGCGTTACTGTCAGTTTCGTGTTCGCTGCAGAACGTCGTCAATTGATCCTCGAAATGGTGCGGGCCAACGGAGCCGTGTCGCTCCGTGAGCTCGCTCGCGTCGTCCAGACCTCCGAAGTAACCGTACGGAGGGACGTGCGCGCTCTGGAGGCAGAAGGACTCCTCGACCGCCGGCACGGCGGTGCGGTATTGCCGGGCGGGTTCACGCGGGAGTCCGGCTTTCCGCAGAAGTCTCATCTCGCGACCGCCGAGAAGACGGCCATCGCCGACCTCGCCGCGAGCCTCGTCGAAGAGGGCGAGGCCATCGTGGTCGGGGCGGGGACCACCACGCAGGAGCTGGCACGCCGGCTCGCGCGGGTCCCCGGGCTGACCGTCGTCACCAACTCCCTGCTGGTGGCGCAGGCGCTGGCCCACGCCAACCG from the Streptomyces sp. NBC_00310 genome contains:
- a CDS encoding gamma-glutamylcyclotransferase, coding for MSLYAAYAGNMDARLMSRRAPHSPLRATGWLNDWRLTFGGEHMGWEGALATVVEAPRCQVFVALYDIAPMDEEAMDRWVGVGLDIYRRMRVRVHTLEGEEPAWVYVLNGYEGGLPSARYLGEVADAAESAGAPHDYVMELRKRPC
- a CDS encoding PH domain-containing protein; this translates as MYKDRVYRSPAGLVGGVLLLGLFAWLGGDAVVTGEGRTPWLALASMLTAVPLVVAFSVRPAVFANDDRLRVRNPFRMIELPWASVVSLRSGYTNEVIDDSGAKYQMWAIPVSLRGRKKAARHQAREAHRAAKGDGGGRAAAAARPVRAETDQVMADLRELCEARAKAVGSQGRPSVRWAWEIMGPAAAGAVLLLVLIALG
- a CDS encoding phospho-sugar mutase; translation: MHDDLIARAKAWLAEDPDPETRDELGKLIDGADTAELTARFSGTLQFGTAGLRGELGAGPMRMNRSVVIRAAAGLASYLNGKGATGGLVVIGYDARHKSADFARDTAAVMTGAGLRAAVLPRPLPTPVLAFAIRHLGAVAGVEVTASHNPPRDNGYKVYLGDGSQIVPPADAGIAAEIDAVRTLDDVPRPEAGWDTLDDSVLDAYLARTDAVLAPGSPRTARTVYTAMHGVGRDTLLAAFARAGFPEPVLVAEQADPDPDFPTVAFPNPEEPGAMDLAFAKADETDPDLIVANDPDADRCAVAVKDGSGWRMLRGDEVGALLAAHLVARGARGTFAESIVSSSLLGRIAEKAGLPYEETLTGFKWIARVEGLRYGYEEALGYCVDPEGVRDKDGITAALLITELASQLKEEGRTLLDLLDDIAVEHGLHATDQLSVRVQDLSLIARAMERLRERPPTALAGLSVTRAEDLTRGTDRLPPTDGLRYTLDGARVIVRPSGTEPKLKCYLEVVVPVAGHAGLPAAREKAAGLLAGIKRDLSAAAGI
- a CDS encoding purine-nucleoside phosphorylase; its protein translation is MNASLLPDDIQGDPYAAADAAAARLRELTGAETHDVALVMGSGWAPAVDALGAPSAEFQVTELPGFPPPAVEGHGGKVRSYKIGDKRALVFLGRTHYYEGRGVAAVAHGVRTAVAAGVKTIVLTNGCGGLREGMRPGQPVLISDHLNLTATSPIVGANFVDLTDLYSPRLRALCKEIDPSLEEGVYAQFTGPHYETPAEVRMARVIGADLVGMSTVLEAIAAREAGAEILGISLVTNLAAGMTGEPLNHEEVLQAGRDSATRMGALLTQVLNRL
- a CDS encoding NAD(P)H-quinone dehydrogenase; translated protein: MEYVTRIVIIGGGPGGYEAALVAAQLGAEVTVVDCDGLGGASVLTDCVPSKTLIATAEVMTTFDSSYEELGIIVADDTPHIDMPARVVGVDLGKVNRRVKRLALAQSHDITASVTRAGARVMRGRGRLEGQQDLDGSRKVVVRAADGSEETLTADAVLIATGGHPRELPDAQPDGERILNWTQVYDLDELPDELIVVGSGVTGAEFAGAYQALGSRVTLVSSRDRVLPGEDPDAAGVLEDVFRRRGMNVMARSRAESAKRVGNRVEVTLADGRVISGSHCLMAVGAIPNSAGMGLEEAGVKVKESGHIWTDKVSRTSAPGVYAAGDVTGVFALASVAAMQGRIAMYHFLGDAVAPLNLKTVSSNVFTDPEIATVGYTQADLDAGVIDAVGVKLPLLRNPRAKMQGIRDGFVKIFCRPGTGIVVGGVVVSPRASELIHPISIAVDNNLTVEQIANAFTVYPSLSGSIAEVARQLHTRKAGDGV
- the deoC gene encoding deoxyribose-phosphate aldolase; its protein translation is MSTAAPHALADVTASDSTLRRFLHGLPGVDPVGLEARAASLGTRSIKTTAKAYAIDLAISMVDLTTLEGADTPGKVRSLGAKAVLPDPTDRTTPATAAVCVYPDMVPTAKAAVAGSTVKVASVATAFPAGRAALSVKLADVHEAVSAGADEIDMVIDRGAFLSGHYLKVHEEITAVKEACGSTARLKVIFETGELSTYDNIRRASWLGMLAGADFIKTSTGKVAVNATPANTLLMLEAVRDFRAQTGVQVGVKPAGGIRTTKDAIKFLVLVNETVGEDWLDNHWFRFGASSLLNDLLMQRQKLATGRYSGPDYVTVD